One genomic window of Thalassoroseus pseudoceratinae includes the following:
- a CDS encoding ABC transporter permease, with protein sequence MHPHYGSVYWTFFKNSLLREMSFRGNFVITLITRAFWFVAQLALFEIIYGQVTTINDWTREQYYAFMATGMLINAIVETFFMPNCANFSELIRTGNLDFALLKPIDTQFLISFEKINIAMLGQIGLAIALLVYSIILMDQKGDLPQPIGVTEIVLYVLLIANGVAFFYSLMIILASTSIWLGRNQSLYDFWFYLTVFARYPRSIYGSGPNGDTPSNTANWTAGDVLQTSFTYVVPILLVVTIPARVLLSKAITPSWLTALAFGASIFGLIVSRWVFHRALKSYRSASS encoded by the coding sequence ATGCATCCACACTACGGTTCCGTCTATTGGACGTTCTTCAAGAATTCGTTACTGCGGGAGATGTCCTTCCGTGGGAACTTTGTGATCACACTGATCACGCGGGCGTTTTGGTTCGTGGCTCAATTGGCGCTCTTCGAAATCATCTATGGCCAAGTCACGACGATCAACGATTGGACCCGTGAGCAATACTACGCCTTCATGGCGACGGGGATGCTGATCAACGCGATCGTTGAAACCTTCTTCATGCCGAATTGTGCGAACTTCAGCGAACTCATCCGCACCGGCAATCTGGATTTCGCGCTCCTCAAACCGATCGATACGCAATTTCTGATCAGTTTTGAGAAAATCAACATCGCCATGCTCGGGCAGATTGGTCTCGCGATTGCCCTGCTCGTGTATTCCATCATTCTGATGGACCAAAAAGGTGACTTGCCGCAACCGATCGGTGTGACGGAAATCGTGTTGTATGTGTTGCTAATTGCGAACGGTGTCGCGTTCTTTTACAGCTTGATGATCATCCTCGCCAGCACGAGCATTTGGTTGGGACGCAACCAAAGTCTGTACGATTTCTGGTTCTACCTGACCGTGTTCGCCCGGTATCCTCGCAGCATCTACGGCAGCGGGCCGAACGGTGACACCCCCTCCAATACCGCCAACTGGACAGCCGGCGATGTGCTGCAAACCTCGTTCACGTATGTGGTTCCGATTTTGCTTGTTGTCACCATTCCCGCTCGTGTGCTGCTCTCGAAAGCAATTACGCCGAGCTGGCTGACGGCACTTGCGTTCGGGGCTTCGATCTTTGGCTTGATTGTCTCGCGTTGGGTGTTTCATCGGGCACTCAAAAGCTATCGCAGTGCGAGCAGTTAA
- a CDS encoding vWA domain-containing protein, with protein sequence MKMSLLKTSMTHVAMLLACCAMITGCGQNESGDAQALKQQATADEEAGSAETVSAPADREMPMAEYEEAPMEAAMEGAEAPAATNHPVSDLAHPFREPGQPSASVARSKSVRRMQSNESLGLARGIAVQPLPGGEADGFGRVPPADSAEPLVQHNTEAYDSITENPFKLVERDPLSTFSIDVDTASYSNVRRMLNQGRIPPAGAVRIEEMVNYFSYDYTPPTDGKAPFAVHVESAGCAWAPDHRLVRIGLKGREIERDQRPPSNLVFLVDVSGSMRSSNKLPLLKSALSKLVEQLGADDHVALVVYASGTRVVLQSTACDEKATILAALDGLRAGGSTAGAAGIQLAYEQASQNQIPGGTNRVILCTDGDFNVGVTNRSELVEMIKKKAKSDIFLSIAGFGVGNYKDAVMEELTNAGNGNYSYIDTEKEAKKVFIDQMSGTLVTIAKDVKIQVDFNPNVVGAYRLIGYENRMLKAEDFKDDKKDAGEIGAGHSVTALYEIVPAGMDVPKKPVDPSKYATAKPAVAEAPKPAADEDENASKEMLTVRLRYKEPEGDTSTEFREPFTDNGQTFDEASGDFQFAAAVAEFGLLLRKSEYAKEAHYEHVINRAAHNAGADVNGYRSEFVELAKKAQQLAGE encoded by the coding sequence ATGAAGATGTCACTTCTCAAGACATCGATGACTCACGTGGCCATGCTTTTGGCCTGCTGCGCGATGATCACCGGTTGCGGCCAAAACGAATCCGGCGACGCTCAGGCGTTGAAACAACAAGCGACCGCAGACGAAGAGGCGGGCAGCGCCGAAACGGTTTCCGCCCCCGCCGACAGAGAGATGCCGATGGCCGAGTATGAAGAGGCCCCGATGGAAGCGGCAATGGAAGGCGCGGAAGCACCGGCTGCGACCAATCATCCTGTCTCCGATCTCGCACACCCATTCCGTGAACCCGGTCAGCCGAGCGCATCGGTTGCCCGGTCGAAAAGCGTGCGGCGCATGCAGTCGAACGAAAGTTTGGGGCTCGCTCGTGGAATTGCGGTGCAACCGTTACCCGGGGGCGAGGCTGATGGATTCGGTCGGGTACCCCCAGCGGATTCCGCTGAACCACTTGTGCAACACAATACGGAAGCCTACGACTCCATCACCGAAAATCCATTCAAACTTGTCGAACGCGACCCGCTTTCGACGTTTTCAATTGATGTCGATACCGCCTCTTACAGCAACGTTCGTCGGATGTTGAACCAAGGTCGCATTCCTCCGGCGGGAGCGGTGCGGATCGAGGAGATGGTCAATTATTTCAGTTACGATTACACACCGCCAACCGATGGCAAAGCTCCGTTCGCGGTGCATGTGGAATCGGCGGGATGTGCGTGGGCACCGGATCACCGTTTGGTTCGCATCGGTCTGAAAGGTCGGGAAATCGAACGCGACCAACGTCCGCCGAGCAACCTGGTGTTTCTCGTTGATGTGTCCGGTTCGATGCGTAGCAGCAACAAGTTGCCTTTGTTGAAGTCGGCATTATCGAAACTCGTGGAACAACTCGGAGCCGACGACCATGTCGCTCTCGTGGTCTATGCTAGCGGCACGCGGGTCGTGTTGCAGTCGACAGCCTGCGACGAGAAAGCCACGATTCTGGCGGCTCTTGATGGTCTGCGAGCGGGTGGTTCCACCGCCGGAGCGGCCGGGATTCAACTCGCCTACGAACAAGCCAGTCAAAATCAAATTCCGGGTGGCACGAACCGTGTGATTCTCTGCACCGACGGTGATTTCAACGTCGGCGTGACCAACCGCAGCGAGTTGGTTGAGATGATCAAGAAGAAGGCTAAGTCGGATATCTTCCTCAGCATCGCTGGTTTCGGCGTCGGCAATTACAAAGACGCCGTGATGGAAGAACTCACCAACGCGGGCAACGGGAATTACAGTTACATCGACACCGAAAAAGAAGCGAAGAAAGTCTTCATCGACCAGATGAGCGGCACGCTGGTGACGATCGCCAAGGACGTAAAAATTCAAGTCGACTTCAACCCGAACGTCGTCGGTGCGTATCGGCTGATCGGTTATGAAAATCGGATGCTCAAGGCCGAGGATTTCAAAGATGACAAGAAAGACGCGGGCGAAATCGGTGCCGGTCATAGCGTGACGGCTCTCTACGAGATCGTGCCCGCCGGAATGGATGTGCCGAAGAAGCCCGTCGATCCGTCCAAATATGCGACGGCGAAACCGGCCGTTGCGGAAGCTCCAAAGCCAGCTGCCGATGAAGACGAGAATGCGAGCAAAGAAATGTTGACCGTCCGGCTACGGTACAAAGAACCCGAAGGCGACACCAGCACCGAGTTCCGCGAACCGTTCACCGATAACGGCCAAACCTTCGACGAAGCCAGCGGAGATTTCCAGTTCGCCGCCGCGGTCGCAGAGTTCGGGTTGTTGCTGCGAAAATCCGAGTACGCTAAGGAAGCTCACTACGAACACGTCATCAACCGAGCCGCCCACAACGCCGGTGCCGACGTGAACGGCTACCGCAGCGAATTCGTCGAGTTGGCCAAGAAAGCCCAGCAACTCGCAGGCGAGTAG
- a CDS encoding RNA polymerase sigma factor produces MREWHFFSQVLEFGFEFADVSPSNLQNTSTITPSVNIDGTSGAIMSEPASAREFDRLVQSHLEATLRMAIRLTGNLHTAEDVVQESLVKAARHWQSFRRDASFRTWLYRIVINTLHDFRTAEGRRQPVSQPMNSTPIDHTRSGPDHRILQEELADMVAQRVSALPPRQREVLVLTAYEGLSIAETAATLELSEANVHSTLHIARNRLREELRPYLQEKA; encoded by the coding sequence ATGCGCGAATGGCACTTTTTCTCTCAAGTTCTGGAATTCGGTTTTGAGTTTGCCGATGTTTCGCCGTCCAACTTGCAGAACACGTCCACAATCACGCCGTCGGTCAACATCGACGGAACCTCCGGAGCGATCATGAGCGAGCCAGCGTCAGCCCGCGAATTCGATCGTCTGGTGCAATCTCATTTGGAGGCCACGTTGCGAATGGCCATTCGACTCACCGGCAACCTTCACACTGCGGAGGATGTCGTGCAGGAATCACTTGTGAAGGCGGCGAGACATTGGCAATCGTTTCGGCGGGACGCTTCGTTTCGCACCTGGCTCTATCGGATTGTGATTAACACGCTTCACGACTTCCGCACCGCCGAGGGCCGACGCCAACCGGTTTCGCAACCCATGAACTCAACGCCGATCGACCACACGCGATCCGGCCCAGACCATCGCATCTTGCAAGAGGAACTCGCCGACATGGTGGCTCAACGGGTCTCTGCATTGCCGCCCCGACAACGCGAAGTCTTGGTGCTCACCGCTTATGAAGGCCTGTCAATCGCTGAAACCGCCGCCACGTTGGAGTTGTCTGAAGCGAACGTGCATTCCACGTTGCACATTGCTCGGAATCGACTACGTGAAGAATTAAGGCCGTATCTCCAAGAGAAAGCCTAA
- a CDS encoding HEAT repeat domain-containing protein, translated as MNTNSSEDFESRPPTEPDPLDDLLAEARWPEPTPLVEERLQRRWQELRPRERQFDRRWVIAAAAVVLISVMWLARSHWNAADPIRMPIAVPDTPSVPMPIPTPLPKTTPESVQSATVRPPQFSTSRPPRAIEMAVLNRPDQTEKKPRPKRRKRPKRPTDLLITAVNQLERHPGAVIAEKPETTARHRRHLETRLLTLIPRSSPAQQRTLFRLLNTVVSSQSTSLLVACRNRPDLHSIVEPMLLRVADASTLYRMSQTEFTSARQRNSLEKLLIHTDPQAVEFFLQAVMSPQTRRTALEVAGTTRNPPTAALFQALNHRQTDVRTMAALVLGRVLDDTVTPRLVQWIHLDPSRQELWLALLERPDPQIKPFIARACRSRKVFATVSSADLMRQAFQMPTTKPISISPRQFRPVRSS; from the coding sequence ATGAACACCAATTCCTCCGAAGATTTTGAATCACGGCCTCCGACCGAACCCGATCCGTTGGATGATCTACTCGCCGAGGCTCGTTGGCCGGAACCAACGCCGCTGGTGGAAGAACGACTCCAACGCCGTTGGCAGGAACTTCGACCACGGGAAAGGCAGTTCGATCGTCGTTGGGTGATCGCGGCCGCTGCGGTAGTCTTGATCAGTGTGATGTGGTTGGCTCGGTCTCATTGGAACGCAGCCGATCCTATCCGGATGCCGATTGCCGTCCCCGATACACCATCGGTCCCGATGCCGATTCCAACGCCGCTACCGAAAACAACACCGGAAAGCGTGCAATCCGCGACGGTCCGACCGCCCCAGTTTTCGACCAGTCGCCCACCGCGTGCGATCGAAATGGCGGTTTTGAATCGGCCAGATCAAACCGAGAAGAAACCCCGTCCGAAACGACGGAAACGACCAAAACGACCAACGGACCTGTTGATCACAGCGGTGAATCAATTGGAACGCCACCCCGGAGCCGTTATTGCCGAGAAGCCGGAAACGACGGCGCGTCATCGCCGCCATCTTGAAACTCGTTTGCTGACCCTAATTCCCCGAAGTTCGCCCGCTCAACAACGCACGTTGTTCCGGTTGCTCAATACGGTGGTGTCGTCTCAATCGACATCGCTCTTGGTGGCCTGCCGGAATCGACCGGACCTGCATTCGATCGTCGAACCGATGCTCCTGCGGGTGGCTGATGCCAGTACGTTGTATCGGATGTCCCAAACGGAGTTCACGTCCGCACGGCAGCGGAATTCTTTGGAAAAGTTGCTAATCCACACCGACCCGCAGGCCGTGGAATTCTTTCTGCAAGCGGTGATGTCTCCGCAAACGCGACGAACAGCTTTGGAAGTCGCTGGGACAACTCGGAACCCTCCGACGGCGGCGTTGTTCCAGGCGTTGAACCATCGACAAACGGACGTCCGCACGATGGCTGCGTTGGTGCTCGGTCGTGTCCTCGACGACACCGTGACTCCCCGGTTGGTGCAGTGGATTCACCTCGATCCAAGCCGTCAGGAACTTTGGCTCGCCTTGCTGGAACGTCCCGATCCGCAGATCAAACCGTTCATCGCCCGAGCGTGTCGATCACGCAAAGTCTTTGCGACCGTCTCGTCTGCGGACCTCATGCGGCAAGCCTTTCAAATGCCGACAACTAAGCCCATTTCGATTTCGCCTCGTCAGTTCCGCCCAGTTCGCTCGAGTTAG